One genomic segment of Geoalkalibacter ferrihydriticus DSM 17813 includes these proteins:
- a CDS encoding L,D-transpeptidase family protein: MKPSSIMLVLFVVALLSAGTPLTASARLISTADLVIVEKSQRKLHLVSNGHVFRSYDIALGANPVGHKLYKGDGRTPEGRYYLDWRNPQSRFHKSMHISYPNERDRERAQRLGRSPGGHIMIHGIPNRYRRAPELFEGLDWTEGCIAVRNEDMEEIWQLVADHTPIEIYP; the protein is encoded by the coding sequence ATGAAGCCGTCTTCAATTATGCTCGTGCTGTTTGTCGTCGCCCTGCTCTCCGCCGGTACGCCTTTGACGGCTTCGGCGCGGCTGATTTCGACCGCCGATCTGGTCATTGTGGAAAAATCTCAACGCAAGTTGCACCTGGTCAGCAACGGCCATGTCTTCCGCAGCTACGACATTGCCTTGGGCGCCAACCCCGTCGGCCATAAATTGTATAAAGGCGACGGACGTACTCCCGAAGGCCGCTATTACCTTGACTGGCGCAATCCCCAGAGTCGCTTTCACAAATCCATGCACATCTCCTACCCCAACGAGCGCGACCGCGAACGGGCACAACGTCTGGGGCGCTCACCCGGTGGGCATATCATGATCCACGGCATTCCCAACCGCTATCGCCGTGCCCCGGAACTTTTCGAGGGCCTCGACTGGACCGAAGGCTGCATTGCAGTGCGCAACGAGGACATGGAGGAAATCTGGCAACTCGTCGCGGACCACACCCCCATCGAAATTTATCCTTAA
- the glgA gene encoding glycogen synthase GlgA produces MTSKLNVLIAASEAVPFAKTGGLADVAGVLPRHLAQLGCDVRLVLPRYYRIDKAKFALKRLPGVLSVPMGVMGNQYGAVYEGRMPGCEVPVYFIEQEGYFGRDGLYEENGSAYADNDLRFTFFSKACLELCRFLDFAPDLIHVHDWHTAVIPVLLNTTYRRDPHVGRAASLLTVHNLQHQGWAFKGLMDVLGIGWKHFNYLELEMNDQVNLLKGGLYHATRICTVSEGYAREIQTPEYGEGLDGVLRDCAWKLSGILNGVDYDEWNPETDPYLVANYSSQDLSGKARCKEDLQRLFGLPVRADVPLFGLVSRLVKQKGIDVLAAAIHQILSLDVQFVLVGNGEPWSHFYFGDTAAAYPQKFSGFIGYDEARAHKVEAGADFFLMPSRFEPCGLNQMYSLRYGTPPIVRATGGLDDSVDNFDPATRRGTGFKFGDLTPGALFDTIGWAVHTYYDDPDGMAALVQNGMAQRFSWQDAARQYLDLYLRTVTPRLGHWG; encoded by the coding sequence ATGACCTCCAAGCTCAATGTATTGATCGCCGCCTCCGAGGCGGTTCCCTTTGCCAAAACCGGAGGCCTGGCAGACGTTGCAGGCGTCCTGCCTCGTCATCTGGCGCAACTGGGCTGCGACGTGCGCCTGGTTTTGCCCCGTTATTACCGCATCGACAAGGCCAAGTTCGCCCTGAAGCGCTTGCCGGGGGTGCTGAGCGTGCCCATGGGCGTGATGGGCAACCAGTATGGCGCGGTCTATGAAGGGCGCATGCCCGGCTGCGAGGTGCCGGTCTATTTCATCGAGCAGGAAGGCTATTTCGGCCGCGATGGACTCTACGAAGAAAACGGTTCGGCCTACGCCGACAACGATCTGCGCTTCACCTTTTTCTCGAAGGCTTGTTTGGAGTTGTGCCGGTTCCTCGACTTCGCTCCCGACCTGATTCATGTGCACGACTGGCACACGGCGGTGATTCCGGTGCTGCTCAACACCACCTATCGCCGCGACCCCCACGTCGGGCGCGCCGCCAGCCTGCTCACGGTGCACAATCTGCAGCATCAGGGCTGGGCCTTCAAAGGTCTGATGGATGTTCTGGGCATCGGCTGGAAACATTTCAATTACCTGGAACTCGAAATGAACGATCAGGTCAATTTGCTCAAGGGCGGGCTTTACCATGCCACCCGTATCTGCACGGTGAGCGAGGGCTATGCCCGCGAGATCCAGACCCCCGAATACGGCGAGGGGCTGGACGGCGTGCTGCGCGATTGCGCCTGGAAGCTCTCAGGCATTCTTAACGGCGTTGATTACGACGAGTGGAATCCCGAAACCGACCCCTATCTCGTGGCCAACTACTCGTCGCAGGATCTCAGCGGCAAGGCGCGTTGCAAGGAGGATCTGCAACGCCTTTTCGGCCTGCCGGTGCGCGCCGATGTGCCGCTTTTCGGTCTGGTGTCGCGCTTGGTCAAGCAGAAAGGCATCGATGTGCTGGCCGCAGCCATCCATCAGATTCTGTCCCTTGACGTGCAGTTCGTGCTGGTGGGCAATGGTGAGCCTTGGAGCCATTTCTATTTTGGCGACACCGCTGCGGCCTATCCGCAGAAATTTTCCGGTTTCATCGGCTACGACGAGGCGCGCGCGCATAAGGTTGAAGCGGGCGCCGACTTTTTTCTCATGCCCTCGCGCTTTGAGCCCTGCGGCCTCAACCAGATGTACAGCCTGCGCTATGGGACCCCGCCCATCGTGCGCGCGACCGGCGGCCTGGATGACAGTGTCGACAACTTCGATCCGGCCACCCGCCGCGGCACCGGCTTCAAGTTCGGGGACCTCACGCCGGGCGCCCTGTTCGATACCATCGGCTGGGCGGTGCACACCTACTATGATGACCCCGACGGCATGGCCGCCCTTGTTCAGAACGGCATGGCGCAACGCTTCAGTTGGCAGGACGCGGCGCGCCAGTATCTGGACCTCTATCTGCGCACGGTGACGCCACGGCTGGGACACTGGGGCTAG
- a CDS encoding TolC family protein, whose protein sequence is MRAARWILKIVLVGLVMLSAGLPTSAAAAMTIGVVVDGPWAGNDEVLRLFRGEIKVLVEREFHVAFPADKLRIGDWSVESVRRAVDALLDDPQVDLVLAMGVIASHEISTRGSLPKPAIAPFIIDQQMQGIPRRNNASGVNNLSYIAAPPPTLRDLRAFHDLSPFKHLAVLYNRALYEAIPRLSANLRDLTDELDSRLTLVPVDEAASEALKRLPAGIDAVYVAPLLRLSPSEFEKLVSGLKARRLPSFSLMGRAEVERGILAGIAVDDFTLRARRTALNLQRILLGERAATLEVALTPGERLTINMETARAIGFYPSWGILTEAELLFEDGRPTGPLLSLGGVAHEALKANLDLAARAQAVAAGEQQVVQTRAALLPQVSVGAEALLIDRDRAESSFGNQAQRTLSATARLRQSLYSESAWADFESAEYQQQAREQDRNALRLDIVAEAVQTYLSVLRAQTVRRIEGQNIELTRTNLELARVRREVGFSGPEEVYRWESQIATDRQRVIAAEVNEDLARIALNRLLHRPVETVFQLEDIRVDSPEMLIGRPEVFRYVDNPWDFRIFRDFMVSEGLARAPELHRFDAAVAAERRQQSAARRAFWTPEADLRGELSQRLAEGGAGQSPPAADVPLTLPQEDDTRWSLAINLSLPLYSGGARRAELGRTTAEVARLQLERAALAQRLEQNIRSALLSSRGTFAGIHLSRAAADAARNNLELVKDSYSRGVLSIVELLDAQSAMRVAELVAANAVYDFLHDFSEVERATGFFFFLESPQEQHDWLARLQNFFHAAEPMPWRQR, encoded by the coding sequence ATGCGTGCTGCCCGTTGGATTCTGAAAATCGTGCTTGTTGGCTTGGTCATGTTGTCCGCCGGCCTGCCCACCTCGGCCGCTGCGGCTATGACCATCGGCGTGGTGGTTGACGGCCCCTGGGCGGGCAATGATGAGGTGCTGCGCTTGTTTCGCGGGGAAATCAAGGTTTTGGTGGAGCGCGAATTCCACGTCGCCTTTCCCGCCGATAAGCTGCGAATTGGGGATTGGAGTGTGGAGTCCGTTCGCCGGGCTGTCGACGCGCTGCTCGACGATCCCCAGGTCGACCTGGTGCTGGCCATGGGCGTGATTGCTTCTCATGAAATCAGCACACGCGGCTCTCTGCCCAAACCGGCGATCGCCCCATTCATCATCGACCAGCAGATGCAAGGCATTCCTCGCCGCAACAACGCCAGCGGCGTGAACAATCTCAGCTATATTGCCGCGCCGCCGCCGACCTTGCGCGACTTGCGGGCTTTTCACGACCTGAGTCCTTTCAAGCATCTGGCGGTATTATACAACCGTGCACTTTACGAGGCGATTCCCCGGTTGTCCGCAAACCTCAGGGATTTGACCGATGAACTCGACAGTCGGCTGACTCTGGTGCCGGTGGATGAGGCCGCAAGCGAGGCCCTAAAGCGACTGCCGGCGGGAATCGATGCGGTGTATGTTGCGCCTCTGCTGCGCTTGTCGCCAAGCGAGTTCGAGAAATTGGTCAGCGGCCTCAAGGCGCGGCGCTTGCCGAGTTTTTCCCTGATGGGACGTGCCGAGGTGGAGCGCGGTATTCTGGCAGGCATCGCGGTGGATGATTTCACCCTGCGCGCGCGACGCACCGCCCTCAACCTGCAACGCATCCTGCTCGGAGAAAGGGCCGCAACCCTCGAGGTGGCCCTGACGCCGGGTGAGCGGCTCACCATCAACATGGAAACTGCCCGTGCCATCGGCTTTTATCCCAGTTGGGGGATTTTGACCGAGGCTGAGCTGCTCTTCGAAGATGGTCGACCCACCGGCCCGCTGCTGTCCCTGGGGGGCGTGGCCCATGAAGCACTTAAGGCAAACCTGGATCTGGCGGCGCGCGCTCAGGCCGTGGCCGCCGGCGAGCAGCAGGTCGTGCAGACCCGCGCGGCGCTGCTGCCGCAGGTTTCCGTGGGCGCCGAAGCTCTGCTGATCGATCGCGATCGGGCCGAGAGCAGCTTCGGCAATCAGGCGCAGCGCACCCTGAGTGCTACGGCGCGTTTGCGCCAGTCCCTTTATTCCGAGTCAGCCTGGGCCGACTTTGAAAGCGCCGAATACCAGCAGCAGGCACGGGAGCAAGATCGCAATGCCCTGCGCCTGGATATTGTCGCCGAGGCGGTACAGACCTATCTGAGCGTGCTGCGGGCGCAGACCGTACGGCGCATCGAAGGGCAAAATATTGAACTGACGCGCACCAATCTTGAATTGGCACGGGTGCGCCGCGAGGTCGGCTTCTCCGGGCCTGAAGAGGTTTATCGCTGGGAAAGTCAGATTGCCACTGACCGCCAGCGGGTCATCGCCGCCGAGGTCAACGAGGATCTGGCGCGCATTGCCCTCAACCGACTGCTCCACCGCCCGGTGGAAACGGTTTTTCAGCTCGAGGATATCCGTGTTGATTCTCCCGAGATGCTGATCGGGCGACCCGAGGTCTTTCGCTATGTGGACAATCCCTGGGATTTTAGAATCTTTCGTGATTTCATGGTGAGCGAGGGATTGGCGCGGGCGCCGGAATTGCACCGATTCGACGCGGCGGTTGCTGCCGAGCGGCGGCAGCAGAGCGCGGCCCGCCGGGCCTTCTGGACCCCGGAGGCCGACTTGCGGGGCGAACTCAGTCAGCGCCTTGCCGAAGGCGGCGCTGGGCAGAGTCCGCCCGCAGCTGATGTGCCGTTGACTCTTCCGCAAGAGGACGATACCCGCTGGAGCCTGGCCATCAATTTGTCTTTGCCGCTTTACAGCGGCGGCGCGCGTCGTGCCGAACTGGGTCGCACAACCGCCGAGGTGGCGCGCTTGCAGTTGGAGCGCGCGGCTCTGGCGCAGCGCCTGGAGCAGAACATTCGCAGTGCGCTGCTGAGCAGCCGCGGGACTTTTGCCGGAATCCATCTGTCGCGCGCCGCTGCCGATGCCGCGCGCAACAACCTGGAGCTGGTCAAGGATTCTTACTCGCGGGGAGTGCTCTCCATCGTTGAATTGCTCGACGCGCAGAGCGCGATGCGGGTGGCCGAACTGGTCGCCGCCAACGCGGTGTATGATTTTCTTCACGATTTTTCTGAAGTGGAGCGGGCCACGGGCTTTTTTTTCTTTTTGGAAAGCCCGCAGGAACAGCATGACTGGCTGGCCCGTTTGCAAAATTTTTTCCACGCGGCCGAGCCCATGCCTTGGCGGCAGCGTTGA
- a CDS encoding UbiD family decarboxylase: MGYRNIQECVSDLERSHQLRRINVEVDPDQEIGIIQRRVYAAGGPALLFSHPKGCRFPMLGNLFGTLKRTRYIFRDTLEQVRLLVETKRDPRSLARNPGNLLRVPLAARLLLPKRVARGPILAQRTSLSSLPQLKSWPLDGGAFVTLPLVYSESPARPGLRHGNLGMYRVQISGGSYAPDREAGLHYQIHRGIGAHHAEALERGESLRVNVFVGGPPSLSVAGVMPLPEGMPELSFAGLLGGRRLELVTAANNLPMPAEADFVISGTIDPRRTLPEGPFGDHLGYYSLEHEFPVLQVDAVHHRADAIWPFTTVGRPPQEDTTFGAFIHELTGPLIPEVLPGVHAVHAVDAAGVHPLLLAIGSERYVPYAEERRPMELLTLANAILGQGQLSLAKYLFIIAREDAPALDIHDIAAFLRHVLERADWRSDLHFHTRTTIDTLDYSGHGFNAGSKVVVAAAGPVRRKLPDTLGGDLALPPGYSEARLVLPGVLAVQGPPHRGERGVEAEDMADFCAFFDDRAPLNQFPLVVVVDDSEFVARTLNNFVWTVFTRSNPATDIHGIGAFNSAKHWGCTGSLVIDARRKGHHPPALEEDPAAVRRVEELAARGGPLHGLF; encoded by the coding sequence ATGGGTTATCGCAATATTCAGGAGTGTGTCTCAGATCTCGAACGCAGCCACCAGTTGCGGCGTATCAACGTCGAGGTCGACCCCGATCAGGAAATCGGCATTATCCAGCGACGGGTTTATGCCGCGGGTGGCCCGGCGCTGCTCTTCAGCCATCCCAAGGGCTGCCGCTTTCCCATGCTCGGCAACCTGTTCGGCACCCTGAAGCGCACCCGCTACATTTTTCGCGACACCCTTGAGCAGGTGCGCCTGCTGGTCGAGACCAAGCGCGATCCACGCAGCCTGGCGCGTAACCCCGGCAATCTGCTGCGTGTGCCCCTGGCCGCGCGCCTGCTGCTGCCCAAGCGCGTCGCGCGCGGCCCGATCCTGGCGCAGCGCACCAGTCTTTCAAGCCTGCCGCAGCTCAAGTCATGGCCCCTGGACGGCGGGGCTTTCGTCACCTTGCCCCTGGTCTATAGCGAAAGTCCGGCGCGGCCCGGCCTGCGCCACGGCAATCTCGGCATGTACCGGGTCCAGATTTCCGGCGGGAGCTATGCCCCTGATCGGGAAGCCGGATTGCATTATCAGATTCACCGCGGCATCGGCGCTCATCATGCCGAGGCTCTGGAGCGCGGCGAGTCGCTACGAGTCAACGTATTCGTCGGCGGACCGCCGAGCCTCTCCGTCGCCGGGGTCATGCCTCTGCCCGAGGGTATGCCCGAGCTTTCCTTCGCCGGCCTGCTCGGCGGCCGGCGCCTGGAATTGGTCACGGCCGCCAACAATCTGCCCATGCCGGCGGAAGCCGATTTTGTCATCTCCGGAACCATCGATCCGCGTCGCACCCTGCCCGAGGGGCCCTTCGGCGACCACCTCGGCTATTACAGCCTGGAGCATGAATTCCCGGTGTTGCAGGTCGATGCGGTTCATCATCGCGCCGACGCCATCTGGCCCTTCACCACCGTGGGGCGGCCGCCGCAGGAGGACACCACCTTCGGCGCCTTCATTCACGAGCTGACCGGCCCCCTGATTCCCGAGGTGCTGCCCGGCGTGCATGCGGTGCATGCGGTGGATGCCGCCGGGGTGCATCCCCTGCTGCTGGCCATCGGCAGCGAACGCTACGTGCCCTACGCCGAAGAGCGGCGACCCATGGAGCTGCTCACTCTGGCCAATGCGATCCTTGGCCAGGGGCAGTTGTCCTTGGCCAAGTACTTGTTCATCATCGCCCGCGAGGACGCTCCCGCTCTCGATATCCATGACATCGCCGCGTTTCTGCGGCATGTGCTGGAGCGCGCCGATTGGCGCAGCGACCTGCATTTTCACACCCGCACCACAATCGATACTCTGGATTACAGCGGTCATGGTTTCAACGCCGGCTCCAAGGTGGTCGTGGCCGCCGCCGGTCCGGTGCGGCGCAAGCTTCCGGATACTCTCGGTGGCGATCTGGCGTTGCCGCCGGGGTATAGCGAAGCGCGCCTGGTGCTGCCCGGAGTGCTTGCCGTGCAGGGGCCGCCACACCGAGGCGAACGGGGGGTGGAGGCTGAGGATATGGCGGACTTCTGTGCTTTTTTCGACGACCGGGCACCCCTCAACCAATTTCCCCTGGTGGTGGTGGTCGATGACAGTGAGTTCGTCGCCCGCACCTTGAACAATTTTGTCTGGACAGTTTTCACCCGCTCCAACCCGGCTACCGATATTCACGGCATCGGCGCCTTCAACAGCGCCAAGCACTGGGGCTGCACCGGCAGTCTGGTGATCGACGCGCGCCGCAAGGGACATCACCCTCCGGCGCTGGAAGAAGATCCCGCGGCGGTGCGCCGCGTCGAGGAGCTGGCGGCCAGGGGTGGGCCCCTGCACGGGCTGTTTTGA
- a CDS encoding PhnD/SsuA/transferrin family substrate-binding protein: MSFRTLLALALLLVPAAPAWSEQSLTLGVLAFRATEQSVSRWQPLADYLHEQLPGVRVRLKAFDYQGLDEAVERQQIDLVFTNPGHYVLIAHRTGLSAPLVGQINLVEGAPVKGFAGVILVRAEDEGLRSPTDLQGKHIAIPSKSSLGGYQMQAHSLVQAGLRMPGAVKILETDMPHDRAVEALLEKRADAAFVRSGLYEALLREGRVKPGTLRVLNQQDLPNFPHKASTALCPEWPIAALPHVDDTLAARVAAALLSLPHGGETALALGIHGFTVPYNYEPVRALLENLRLPPFDAAPQFTWSDIWARYGGLLIMLGISVTSGSLLLVVLIISHRRMQATQKALRASESSYRNLFEYMTVGFALHEILLDKQGRPCDYLFLQANPAFEKLTGLEVRGILGRRVLEILPEIEPDWIENFGQVALTGQPLHFEKYSQALNKHFEITAYAPQPGLFATIFLDISERKLHEAELQQAKAAAESANRAKSRFLATMSHEIRTPLNGILGMAQALQMPEVSDTERQDSAQIILDSGKVLLALLNDILDLSKVEAGRLEVGKARCKPELLLEETAGLFAQAARDQGLELDVFWQGPAGRIYWSDPIRLRQMLSNLISNAVKFTNKGGIRVQGREIARDDGMAELRFSVSDTGMGIAEDQQHILFQPFTQIDSSDTRPHSGSGLGLSIVRSLATLMGGEVGFDSSRQSGSTFWFSVCAPVAEPTEHRAPLKQTAGNPSQNDALLFSGKKILVVDDNQINHKLLDGILRKRGLEITHAENGREALTAVTGDNPPDLVLMDCQMPVMDGLEATTHIRQWEERNRLPHLPIIALTAGAFEKDRERCLAVGMNDFLTKPVYFEQLFAVLDKWLQEKQPPGIA; the protein is encoded by the coding sequence ATGTCCTTTCGCACGCTGCTCGCGCTCGCCTTGCTTCTGGTCCCGGCTGCACCGGCGTGGTCAGAGCAAAGCCTGACTCTCGGCGTTCTGGCATTCCGCGCTACTGAGCAATCCGTGTCGCGCTGGCAGCCGCTAGCGGACTACCTGCACGAACAACTTCCCGGGGTCAGGGTCCGCCTTAAGGCTTTTGACTACCAAGGGTTGGACGAAGCGGTGGAGCGGCAGCAGATCGATCTGGTTTTCACCAATCCCGGCCATTACGTGCTCATCGCCCACCGCACTGGACTTTCGGCACCACTCGTCGGCCAGATCAACCTCGTTGAAGGCGCTCCAGTCAAGGGGTTCGCCGGCGTCATCCTGGTACGCGCAGAAGATGAAGGCCTGCGCAGCCCAACCGATCTGCAAGGCAAGCACATTGCTATCCCGAGCAAATCATCCCTGGGCGGCTATCAGATGCAGGCCCATAGCCTAGTTCAGGCCGGTTTGCGCATGCCTGGGGCCGTAAAAATCCTTGAAACCGACATGCCCCATGACCGCGCAGTCGAAGCCCTATTGGAGAAGCGTGCCGATGCCGCTTTCGTGCGCAGCGGTCTCTATGAAGCACTGCTCAGGGAGGGTCGGGTGAAACCGGGGACTCTGCGGGTTCTCAACCAACAAGACCTGCCCAACTTTCCCCATAAAGCATCGACGGCCCTGTGCCCGGAATGGCCCATCGCGGCCCTGCCCCACGTCGACGACACCTTGGCCGCGCGAGTCGCCGCAGCCCTGCTTTCTCTGCCTCACGGTGGCGAAACCGCATTGGCCCTCGGCATTCATGGCTTCACCGTGCCCTACAATTACGAACCGGTGCGCGCGCTGCTTGAAAATCTACGCTTGCCGCCCTTTGACGCCGCGCCCCAGTTTACCTGGAGCGACATTTGGGCAAGGTACGGCGGTCTTCTGATCATGCTTGGGATCAGCGTCACCTCAGGCTCCCTGCTTCTGGTTGTACTGATCATCAGCCATCGCCGCATGCAGGCCACGCAAAAGGCGCTACGCGCCAGCGAAAGCAGCTATCGCAACCTTTTTGAGTACATGACCGTCGGCTTTGCCTTGCATGAAATCCTCCTCGACAAGCAGGGGCGACCTTGCGATTACCTTTTTCTGCAGGCCAACCCCGCTTTTGAAAAACTCACCGGTCTGGAGGTGCGCGGCATACTCGGGCGCAGGGTTCTTGAAATACTGCCGGAAATCGAGCCGGACTGGATCGAAAATTTCGGACAGGTGGCCCTCACCGGACAACCTCTTCACTTTGAAAAATACAGTCAAGCACTGAACAAACATTTCGAAATCACGGCCTATGCGCCGCAGCCCGGCCTGTTCGCCACGATTTTTCTCGACATCAGCGAGCGCAAGCTTCATGAAGCCGAGCTGCAGCAAGCCAAAGCCGCGGCAGAGTCCGCCAATCGCGCCAAAAGCCGGTTTCTGGCAACCATGTCCCACGAGATTCGCACGCCCCTCAACGGCATCCTCGGCATGGCGCAAGCCCTGCAGATGCCTGAAGTTTCAGATACAGAGCGGCAGGATTCGGCGCAGATCATCCTCGATTCAGGCAAAGTGCTTCTAGCGCTGCTCAACGACATTCTCGATCTGTCCAAAGTTGAGGCCGGCAGGCTCGAAGTCGGTAAAGCGCGCTGCAAGCCTGAGCTGCTGCTTGAAGAGACCGCTGGACTCTTTGCCCAGGCAGCGCGTGACCAGGGTCTCGAACTGGACGTTTTCTGGCAGGGTCCCGCGGGCCGGATCTACTGGAGCGACCCCATCCGCCTGCGGCAGATGCTCTCCAACCTCATCAGCAATGCCGTTAAATTCACTAATAAAGGCGGCATCCGCGTGCAGGGCCGAGAAATTGCGCGCGACGACGGCATGGCCGAGCTGCGCTTTTCGGTCAGTGATACGGGCATGGGCATTGCCGAGGACCAGCAGCACATTTTGTTTCAGCCCTTCACCCAGATCGACAGTTCAGATACGCGCCCCCATAGCGGCTCTGGCCTCGGGCTTTCCATCGTACGCAGCCTGGCAACCCTGATGGGCGGAGAGGTGGGTTTTGATAGTTCGCGACAGAGCGGATCGACGTTCTGGTTCAGTGTGTGCGCGCCCGTAGCCGAGCCGACAGAGCACAGGGCCCCCTTGAAACAAACGGCCGGAAACCCATCCCAGAACGATGCATTGCTGTTTTCCGGAAAAAAAATTCTGGTGGTGGACGACAATCAGATCAACCATAAGCTGCTCGACGGCATTTTGCGCAAACGCGGCCTTGAGATAACGCATGCTGAAAACGGCCGCGAAGCACTTACCGCAGTGACCGGCGACAACCCGCCCGATCTGGTGCTGATGGACTGCCAGATGCCCGTCATGGACGGCCTTGAGGCCACCACCCACATCCGCCAGTGGGAAGAACGCAACCGCCTGCCGCACCTGCCCATCATCGCCCTGACCGCGGGAGCCTTTGAAAAAGATCGCGAACGCTGCCTGGCCGTGGGGATGAACGACTTTCTCACCAAACCGGTGTATTTCGAGCAACTGTTTGCGGTGCTGGACAAGTGGCTCCAGGAGAAGCAGCCACCTGGAATCGCCTGA
- a CDS encoding DUF3024 domain-containing protein yields MEMPELVRKCAEKELFSYCETKVPPCFRNEVRVNFRIEGETATLYEERITLANPANWSWRPVAQFRFQIELNQWSLHYPVDRDSWRLYLNAGPTLNLKSLLRAVDDDPFNSFWQ; encoded by the coding sequence ATGGAGATGCCCGAGCTGGTTCGTAAGTGCGCGGAAAAAGAGCTTTTCTCCTATTGCGAAACCAAGGTTCCGCCCTGTTTTCGCAATGAGGTACGGGTCAATTTTCGCATCGAGGGCGAAACCGCCACCCTCTATGAAGAACGTATCACCCTGGCCAATCCCGCAAACTGGAGTTGGCGACCGGTGGCACAGTTTCGTTTTCAGATCGAACTCAATCAGTGGTCTTTGCACTATCCCGTGGACCGCGATTCCTGGCGGCTTTACCTCAACGCCGGCCCCACCCTCAACCTCAAAAGCCTGCTCCGGGCCGTGGACGACGATCCCTTCAACTCGTTTTGGCAATGA